A region of the Lycium barbarum isolate Lr01 chromosome 1, ASM1917538v2, whole genome shotgun sequence genome:
TGTTTTAGGTTTTGATTTGGTTCATCTTGTGGTTTAACTGAACTGATTCATGGCTTAGGCTCCCAGTTGAAGGATAGTTCAATTTTCAGATAGGATAAcattttaggggtcgtttggttactGGAGATTAGGATAATAATCTCCGTATAAAATTTGGTATTAGATTTATCCCATGTTTGGTTATTGGTAATGTATTTGCTAAAATCGGTATAAATTTATAATATTGTATTACAATCCCAGGATATCCTTGTTCCTAACCAAACTAACCCTTGAGGTATTAGAATTGAAGTTAGTTGGTGTTGCTCAGCCAAGTCTCCTGTTATCTCTGAAATTATAGACAGTGAGCAATCTTTTTTTTTCGTCTAGCTGACCACTATTTCTCCTGACCTACAATCTTTTAGAATTCATGCATACATCGCGAAAAAGAAAATCGATACAGGTGATACTATCAGCTGAGATTTGTTTTAGTCATGTTAGTACGTTTTCTTTAGATCCGAaattctcaatttgctttcaaaGTTTCAAAGCTTTAGCCCTGTAGCTGATCATAGAGTTCTTGTTTCAGTGTTTGTATGCTTGTTTCAGTGCTTGGGGATTTCAAAAAATAAGCATGGAAAATGGTGTTCTCCCCTCTCTCCACTAGCTAACTAACACCTCTTTCCAACTACTTAATTAGGGCAGGTTAAGTTTTGATAGGATAACACTTTAAGGTATTAAAATTTCTCCATCAGCTTATCTAGGGTCTAAATTCTATCACATCTGTAGACTGTAGGAGGGTGCTTAAATCTGTTGTTTTGGCTTTAGACCTCTAGGTGATTTTTCATTGCAAAAGTTTTGACTATCTCAAACCTTTGGAGGAGAAtgtttttttttgataaggtaataaTTTTATTAACAGTTGGGGGAAAAAGACCCCGTATACAAAGCCGTATACCAAAAACAGAGAACCTACATCAAAACATGATTCTCAAAAAAGGAGACCCAATTTTCTATACAAACAGGGGTCTCATGGGAACACCAAAAGCAAACTAGAAACAAGAGACTATTTTGCAGCTTTACAATATCTAGTTCCACCCCTTCGAGTGATATTGTTGAATTCCACTTTGGTTTCCTTCAAGTTTTAGTCATGACATGTTGAGTGAAATAGGTCTTTTGGGGTAAATCGACAGCAAATCTGACTGATTCTTTAGTAGATGCATTGATAAAAGACCCAATAAGTTCCATCAAATTGTCATTTTGAGATTGCAAAACTTTTGTGGGAGTTCAAGCCAATGAGTGTAGCTAATACTTTCTACTATTCTATCTATAGCCTAAGGAGGTAGAAGTTAACTTCTTCAGGATACAAATCTTGCCATGGTGATTATTTTTGTGAAACTGAATATATAAATGTGAATAAGAAATCAACCTGCTTATGGCACTCCTTATGGTAATAAACATGATATTACCTAAGTCGCTACCAACATGTGAAATCACTCTGCATTAGTTTTATCACTTGCTCAATTGGTAATTTTTCTTGGTGTTCTTTGTTTTTTCCATGTAATTTCAAGAACCTTGTTTATGTTATTTATACTTTAATGCCTCACTCATAGTTGAAGGGGAGCGAGGGGGTGTGGTGGTGGGGTGGGGGATTGGTTGAGGTCATATTATGATGTTGATGTATGCCTTTTTGTTTATTTCAGTATTTCACTGGTGTCttgatattgatatatgttaACTCAATCACTGGAAAATCTTGTTTTTGGGCTAAAATTTCCATTGTTTAGTGTCAAGAATGAGGAAGACTCACTGGTTTTTCCTTAAGTTAGTTGAGTCATCCCTTTTCATTCTCAATGTGCAACTACCATCAACTTATAAGTCTTTTCTTCTGTATTGTTAGACATTGACTTTGATGCTAAATACGTAATTCAAATTGACAGGAAGGATGCTAACTACAAAAGAACTGTCATGGCCTGCTTTGTCCAAGTAGTTTACCTTCTCGAAATCGACAGACAAGAAAACAGGACAGAAGAAAATGCGCTTGCTCCAAAATGGTTAATACCTTTCAAGTACAAGTTAGTTGAGACTTTAAACGACGAAAGAGATGGATCTATTTTCGGTGCAATCTTAGAATGGGACAGATCAGCAGCATTATCAGATTTCATATTCATCAGACCTAGTGGTGCGCCAAGGGCTGTCGTGGCCTTAAGAGGAACGCTTCTCAAAAGCCAAACGATGAGAAGGGATATCGAAGACGATCTCCGTTTCCTAGCTTGGGAAAGTCTGAAAGGTTCTGTGAGATTCAGTGCAGCCCTCAATTCTCTAAAATCAGTTGCCACAAAGTATGGCAGCAACAATGTATGTATTGTAGGCCATTCACTTGGAGCTGGATTTGCTCTCCAAGTGGGAAAAGCTTTAGCGAAAGAAGGGGTACATGTAGAGGCACATTTATTCAATCCGCCCTCAGTATCACTTGCTATGAGCTTAAGAAACATAGGCGAAAAAGCTGGATTCGCGTGGAAAAGGCTAAAATCAATGATCCCTTCGAAAACGGATGATCAAACGAGCTACGAGGAAAATGCACCACCTTTTCGGATAGGTCTAAAGCAATGGGTGCCTCATTTGTACATTAACAATAGTGATTATATATGTTGCTCTTATACTGATCAAGAAAATAATGGTGTACAAGACAACAATGAGGCCGATAAGGAGAATGCAAAACCAAGAAATAACGGTCAACAAGTTGCTGCTGGTGCAAAGCTTTTCTTGTCATCTAATAAAGGGAAACAGAAGTTTCTTGAGGCACATGGATTGGAGCAATGGTGGTCTGATAATTTGGAACTCCAAATGGCTATTAGTAACAGCAAACTTATTAGTCAGCAGTTGAAATCCTTGTACACTCTTCCTGCTTCTCAACTAACACAAGCGAAGCGCCAATGAATGGAATTGCTGGGACTTCTCATCATCGAGTGCGTGttggatccttcaaaagtagtgcatttcTGGAAGACCCGACACTGTGTGGGGCGCAAGTTTGGAGAGTCCGGGCAGTATAGTCATCCATCCCCTAAATAACTCATTTTCACTCCCATTGTTTCCCAACTCACCATGTTTGTGTTCATTTTTTCTGTACAAGATTATGGATTGTTTATGCAGTGACTAATAATGATGAGATTGTTATACATGAATTTACTTACTTTAAAAGCGCATTTTTTATTAATACATGCATTCTTATTCCACACTGTATTCCGCATAAAATAATTCATAGGAGCATATCTCAATGCATGTATAATTTAATACTGTCAACCAAACGGCGATTATTCCTTTTTTCTTATATTATCTTATGCGAGATTTTGTGCTTGAATTAATGATTCCAAACCATCTACTAAACACCCCTAAGAATTTATATTTTGAAATCTTATATAAATGAGGAGCCATAAGAACCACAATTTATGGAATTTAGTTTATGATTAGCTAGATTTTGTAAGAGCACAATCTGTTTAGTCTCTTTAATCATAAAAATCATAATCTTCCTTCTCTCAACCAGGGATTGGGTTAAAGTTTGTCCAAATAAAACAAATAACAAGCTCAAGAGAAAATTCAAGTGACCGTTGcaaacaagaaaaaaattgaccgactctgctggggatcgaacccagaatctctggtTTCGTAGACCAGCGCCTTATCCATTGGGCCACAGAGTCCTTGTTGATATGCTGACGAACAATATTATAAAAATTATAGTGACATCTAAATAAATCAATGACTTGCAAGAATGACCTCTAAAAGTTGAAGTCTTGAACTTCTGGCCCTACTTCACATAATTTTTGTAAAATGATCTCCGCTTAAGAAAAATTTACTAAGCAAAATTTGTTTTTCAGTCATGCCTCGTAACTTTTGTTTTGTGGTGATAAGGATATTTATTAAAGTATACTAAGAGTCATTACAAATTGGGACTAGACTAGGAAAAATAGTTCCTAATCTGTTCTTTTCCTAAATAGAAACAACAAAAAGTAGGTGAAGCAGGACAAGTCATTAAGCTCCCAAAAACAACTAGATTACTTCCATTCTTGCCATAAGATCACCAATTCCATTAGCCTCTATAAAGACGCGCTGCAATGGCGGATCACCATCTACTCAATAGGTAGGCAAAACTAATGTATGTGCACATTGCAACTAAAACTTGTGTCCAATAGGCAATAAAAGTTTTGCTAAATGACTAAATGGATTTTTTAAAGTTGAGCTCACTAAGATAAGGGTAATCCGGTGCACTAAGcttccgctatgcgcggggtcagGAAAACGGCCGATAATTTTTAAATTACAAAAATGTTGATTTAGAAGCAAAATCTACCACATATTAATAAATAGAATAGTTGCATCTTCTATATACAAAACTATCCATCAATCTTATAAACTCTACAACTTATTACAATTTTTCTGTTTATTTATGAGAGACAGAGAATGAAAAGGTAATAAAGATTACAAGAACCATGTACAACTTTATAGCTTGATTTGAACAATCTTGATCATGCACAGGAGACTTTTTTAGCCTCTCATGGATTCATACAAAAGATATAAGGATCTAAAATTACAGTGGTGGATCTAACAATGGGTTCGTGGTGAGTTGACATTGAGCTCTATAACAATTATATATGGAGTTAGATCTCAACTCAGAACTCACAACGTCGAAATTATGCCACTGTAATGCTAGTATTACAAAATATTGGACGAATAAGAATCAtaattatcacagatagagatttgttcttgatgatgatgatgatgatgattagaACATGATTCTATCTCCAATAGCCATGATTCCATTTTCCTATATTCTGCTGAAAAGTCCATTTCTTGGCATGGTATGGAACTATCCAACACTGTAATCGGTGATTTTTGGATGAAAGGTTCATGTGTAGTAAAAGATGGTGGTGTACCCCCTTCCAATGAATCTACGGATAATTCTTGGCTAATACTTTCTTGATGAGACTTTGTCAGTGAATACACTTGCCCCTCGTCGGTCGTGTCAGAATTTTCAAAGGGGTACATAATATCCTGGATGGAATTATCCAACACGGTCACCGATGATTTTTGAACAGAGGGCTCATGTGCAGTAAAAGATGACAACATATTTCCTTTCCATGAATCAACAGACAGTTCTTGGTTGATACTTTCTTGATGTGACTCTGACAGAAAATAGACTTGTCCCTTTTTGATCGTATCAGAATTTGGAAAGGGGTTCATAGTGTTCTGGATGGAACTATCTAACACTGTAACAGACGATTTATGGATTGAAGGCTCATGCACAATAAAAGATGACGATATACCTCCTTCTGATGAATCTACTGACAATTCTTGGTTGATACTTTCTTGACGTGATTTTGTCAGAAAATACACTTGTCCCTCATTGATCGTGTCAGAATTTTCAAAGGGGGTCATAATATCCTGGCTCACTTCATCCATTGCTTTAAAGTTCTGAGTTGGATGCTCAGATTCTTTCACAGACTCGTGATGAATGGAAGTTGGACTAATTGATCCCTTGCCCGTGAGTTGTTGAACAAGGGTCTTGAAATTTGAAGAACTAGTGATATAAACTTTGGGTCGCAAAAACTTTATCAAGTTGTTGAGTTGTGTCTTGTTGCAAGGAatattattgttcttgtttatCTTTTGTGATAATTGGGAAACTTGACTACTCATGGCTCTTTTCCCCATGTTTCTTGCCTAGAACTAAGAACTAGGTAACTATTTTGGCTTTCACTTTCTTTGCTCTTATCGAAGGGATCCTAAGAGGTATTAATATGAAAAATTTTGAAGGCTCTTGAAAGAAACTAAGATGCATATTTAATTAACAAAAGAAGATTGGTGATTGGATATTAAATAAAAGATGCTGAGAAAATGTTTCATTCTACACTAAGGTATGAAAATTAGAGTCCATTCTACTCTTGAGCAGTCGTTTATCAAGAATATTCCTAGAATTGTAGTTACATGGATTAGTAGTTTCTTTTTAAAGTATTATTAGGCAGTTAAATGTAGATGTTAGTCTATTTCTATAGTTTTCAGTAGAAAAGGATATTTGTGAAAAGGTAAATTTAATATAAAACAATAATGTTTGGATCACGTAGAAGAACCGCGAAGGCACGCAACAAAATGTTCAATATATTTGTCATTTATCCTTTAGTTAAATGGTTAAGAGATAAAAAGTTTGTGCAGAACGGGTGTCTTGCATTCATTAGTTTCGTGTAAACACCGAGTGCAAGCTCTCTTCTGTATCAACAAGGATCATTTCAATTACCACTCGAAATCTAAGCTGCATTTGGTAAAATGGCAAAAATGTCGACCACATACTCCAGAAATACAGAAACAGAGAAATTACACGAtcgaagggaaaacccaaaattTTAAAACCCAGTGTCATTATATGACTATTGACCGATGAGCAGGAAGACAAAGTAAGAGCATCTCAAAACATTAAGATGGTCAAAAGATTCAATACAACATTCTTCATGTTTGACCAAACTGAGGCATTGAAC
Encoded here:
- the LOC132629546 gene encoding GDSL esterase/lipase At4g10955-like isoform X2 yields the protein MRNEMVAAKEETKMETFKEGDVVESHPYAFHVSGPRNVASPNWRDLINSSWKDANYKRTVMACFVQVVYLLEIDRQENRTEENALAPKWLIPFKYKLVETLNDERDGSIFGAILEWDRSAALSDFIFIRPSGAPRAVVALRGTLLKSQTMRRDIEDDLRFLAWESLKGSVRFSAALNSLKSVATKYGSNNVCIVGHSLGAGFALQVGKALAKEGVHVEAHLFNPPSVSLAMSLRNIGEKAGFAWKRLKSMIPSKTDDQTSYEENAPPFRIGLKQWVPHLYINNSDYICCSYTDQENNGVQDNNEADKENAKPRNNGQQVAAGAKLFLSSNKGKQKFLEAHGLEQWWSDNLELQMAISNSKLISQQLKSLYTLPASQLTQAKRQ
- the LOC132629546 gene encoding GDSL esterase/lipase At4g10955-like isoform X1; the protein is MAKRGSDEMKNELMGAEGEIKMENLKEGDVVESHPYAFHVSGPRNVASPNWRDLINSSWKDANYKRTVMACFVQVVYLLEIDRQENRTEENALAPKWLIPFKYKLVETLNDERDGSIFGAILEWDRSAALSDFIFIRPSGAPRAVVALRGTLLKSQTMRRDIEDDLRFLAWESLKGSVRFSAALNSLKSVATKYGSNNVCIVGHSLGAGFALQVGKALAKEGVHVEAHLFNPPSVSLAMSLRNIGEKAGFAWKRLKSMIPSKTDDQTSYEENAPPFRIGLKQWVPHLYINNSDYICCSYTDQENNGVQDNNEADKENAKPRNNGQQVAAGAKLFLSSNKGKQKFLEAHGLEQWWSDNLELQMAISNSKLISQQLKSLYTLPASQLTQAKRQ